The Desulfonatronospira thiodismutans ASO3-1 region CCCCGGCGAGGCTGGCACTTATCCTTCAGCAGCACCTGGATGCATCACAGCCGGTTCCTGCGCAAGCATACCTGGAAAATATAATCCCCCTTCTACAGCCAAGGGCTTCCACCATGCAGGAGATGGCGGAAATGGCGCATTTCTTCTTAGTGCCGGACCAGGAACTGGAAATGGACCAGAAGGCCGTGGACAAGTTTTTGACCCCGGAGGCCAGGGAGTACCTGAGAGAGATCGCGGAGATACTTGCAGGAATGGAAGAGTTTGACCAGGAAAACCTGGAGCAGGCCATGAAGGTCTACATCGAGGAGAAAAACATCAAATTCAAGGCCATAGCCCAGCCCCTGCGGGTGGCCCTCACCGGCAAGACCGCCAGCCCGGGCATCTTTGAAACCATGCAGGTACTGGGCAGGGAAAGCTGTGTCAACCGGCTGAGGCGGGTTCAGGGTATATAGGCCTGCTTGACACTTTTTTTCCACATGAATACTGCATAGCTATGCATAAAAGGAGCAGGATATATGAGCAGCACCACAACCAGCCATAACCGGGTGGATCCCAATATCAAACGGGACGCCGACCAGATAATCAAAGATATGGGTATAACCATATCAGACGCGCATGAACTTTTTTATCGGCAGATTATCGCCAACCAGGGGCTGCCTTTTTTTGTTGCTTATAGGCAAATCAACGGTTCATGGCATCATCTGCCCGGTTGGCAGGCTAATGTGAACTGTATTGGCGCAATATTTCTATGATTTTCTGGGCGTCATGTTCCTTCAGGGTCCCCTTTTCACGGGCCAGCTTTACAGTGTATTTGCCCAGTTCGCAGTAAAGCCCCAGCAGGTCAGGGCTTTCCCGGGAAATGGCTGCCAGGTGATCTTCGACAGTTTGAGCGTCCCCCCGGGCAATGGGACCGGTAAGGGCGGCAGGTATACCAATCTTCTCGATGTTTTTAAGGGTACCCTGAATCAGGGGCAGAAGAGCATTCAGCGAATCCTGCCTGTCTATTCCGGCGCTTTCGTGCAGTTGCAGGCCGAATCCTATTGTAGCCACAAAAAAATTGGACACCACTGCAGCGCCGGCATGATATAAAGGCTTGCCCCCCAGCTGAATATTCAGCTCTTTGCCCTGAAACACCCGGACCATATCCCTGGCCGTGTCCAGAGCCGTTTCATCCTCGCTTTCCAGGCAGAAATAAGAGCCGGGCATGTTTTTTATAGCCTCCTGCACACTGGGCAGACTCTGCAGGGGATGCATGGAAACTGTAACGGCCCCTTTATGTTTTGCGGACGCCAAGGCTTCAACGGACAAGGCCCCGCTGGTATGAATAACCAGGCTGCCTGGCCTGAACCCGTCCCTGCCGGCGATATCCTCGCAGACCAGCCTCACGGCGTCATCTGAAGTTGTAATAAGTACAATGCCGGCGGAGCGGGCAGTTCCGGCCAGGTCGGTGGAGGCCTCGCCCTGCCCGATGAAATCCCTTGCCTTGACCGCGGACTCCAGGCTTCTGCTGGCAATGCCAGTAATATTATATCCAGCATTGCTCAGCAGATACCCCATAGCCGTGCCCACTACTCCGGCACCGATGATAGCTGTGTTCTTCATGGGTCCCCGCACCCCCATACTCCCATGGGTCTAAAGCCCTGCCTCATCCAGAACCATGGGGATCTTTTTCTCCCAGCCTATGGCCATAATATGTACGCCGTGGCAAATGTCCTTCATGCCTTTTACTAAGTGGGATGCTATTTCCACGCTGGTTTTGACCTTGTCGTCTGTATCAGTCATAGCCTTGATCTGGGACTCGGGCACAGATATTCCGGCGACGTTTTTATTCATGAATTTGGCCATGCCTGCGGATTTAAGCATGATTATCCCGCCCATTACAGGCACATTAAACCCTTCAACCCGTTTCATGAATTTCTCGAAACTGTCCAGTTCGAATACCCCCTGGGTCTGGATATACCTGGCCCCGGCCTCGATCTTTTTTTCCAGCTTGATAAGCTGCATTTCCAGACCGGCCCCGGCGTCCGCACCGGGATTGACCACTGCCCCCGGAAAAAAGTCCGGTACACCTTTAAGCTCGTTGCCGGCCATGTCATGTCCACCATTCAGGGTCTGCATCATCTGCAGAAGGCTTACTGAATCACAGTCAAAAACCGGCTTGGATTCGGGGTGATCCCCCAGAACAGGATGGTCGCCGGTGAGGGCCAGGACATTCTGAATCCCCAGGACCCAGGCGCTCAAAAGGTCAGACTGCAGGGCCAGCCTGTTTCTATCCCGGCAGGTCAGCTGGTATATGGGCTCAATGCCTTTATCCGCCAGGATATGACTGACCGCCAGGGAGCCCAGCCGCATGACCGAGCTTTGCAGGTCAGTGACATTTATGGCATGTATTCTGTCTTTGATGGCCTCGGCGTCCTCCAGCAGCTCATGCATGTCAGTGCCTTTGCCCGGCCCTACCTCTGCGGTTATCAAAAACTTGCCTGACTCTACTGCTTCCCTGAATCCCATACTATAACTCCTGTTATTGTGAATACTTGTAACCCAACAAGTACTTAAACAATTATTCTTCGCGTTTCAGCCTGGCCGGATGAACTCTTGCGGCCTTGGGCGGATTGATTTCCTTTAGAATATGCAGCTGGCCCAGACGCATCATGCGCACATAGATGAGCTGCCAGGCGCACCTGGTATCCTTGTCCACCTCACAGTTGCCCTCCTGCGCCCCTCCACAGGGTCCGTCGGCAAGGCTTTTGGCGCACCTGGCCACAGGGCATACACCTCCGGTCCTGGACAGGATGCACTGCCCGCAGGCTGCGCAGGTTTCCACGAACCCGCCCTTTCCGTCGGCACCGCCGAAAAACACTGTATCCAGGGCCGGATATACAGGAATATTGCCCAGGGTCTCGGCCATGGTCTGCACTCCCGCTCCACATCCCATGGACAGGATGGCCTCGTACCCGGCAGCCTTGTCCTTGATCTGTTCGATAAACATGGGATCGCACTGGCGCACCTGGGTTTCCTCACCTAGCTCCAACTGCTGACCCTGAGCTTTTGCAGCGGTACGCAGGGAAGAAGCCAGCACTTCCACCTGCTGGGCCCCGCCGCTGAGGCAGACTGTCACACAGCTGCCGCAACCGGTTATAAGTACCTTGCCGTACTTTTTTATCGTTTCCTGAATCTCGGCCATGGGCTTGACTTCAGCAACAATCATGTTCTCACCCTCTTTTGTTTTCAGTATCTGGCCTGCAATCTTGAAAGAAGCAGTGATCAGCCCCATCCTGCATTCAAAGGGCCCTTCAGATACATTTTTATTACAATCCAGCCGGGAACCTTGGGAAAACCTTACTCAACAAGCCTTATCCGTTCAGGTTCGAGGCCGATACTTTGAAGCACCCGGGAGGCTCTCTGCACGTTTCTGCGGGTCCACAGGCTGCAGTCCTTGAACTTGCAGTCCTCTTCACCGCAACCGGACACCAGAACTTCTCTGGCCCCGGCCTCAAAAGGGACCAGGAGTTCATATACGTCAATGCGTCCCAACCCGGGCCTGGTTATAGTGTATACATTTTCGCCCTGAACATCTCCTGGCCTGGATTTGCTGAAATCACAGACATAAGCGAAGCTGAAGTCACCAGGGGAGCTACTTTCAGCTTTTTCAAGCACCCGGCGGATATTCTGGCGCAGCTCTGTTCTGGGTTCCAGGCCAAGATCGATGGCCGCAGCCGGGCATTGACCGGCGCAGATCCCGCAGGCCTGGCACTGGCTCATATCAATGACAGCCTTTTCCTCACCCGGCCTGGGGACATTATACGGACAGACCAGGACGCAGTTCAGGCATACTGCGCAGTCTTGGGAAACATGGGCCCCAAGGCTGCAGTGCAGGCAGCGGGATGCTTCCGCCCTGGCCTGTTCTGGAGTGAAAGCATGCTCCACTTCATCGAAGGAATGAACCCTGGAGCCGGGATCAAGGCAAACCGGCTTTTCCCTGCCGGCCTCAGGCACAAGGCGGGCCACATCATCATCCAGGTCCTCAAGAACCTCTTCCTGTTCTTCCGGTGACTGATCCATGCCGCGCAGATACCTGTGCACTGCATCAGCCGCCTTTCTGCCCGATGCTATGGCCTGCACCACTGTAGTGGGTCCGCTGACAAAATCTCCTCCGGCAAACACCCCTGAAGTCCTGGTGGCCCCGGCGGCGTCCTTTATTTCCAGCCTGTCCCCTCCTTCTGTGCAGAGTTCCTGCACGGCCTCGGTCCTGGGTGCGTAGCCCGTGGCCAGGATGATGGTATCCGCCTCCATCTCGAAAGCAGAGTCCTCCACACAGGTCAGCTTGCCTTTTCCCCCGCAGGACTTGTCCAGATCCATGCGCACGCAGCGCATTTTTTCTACTTTGCCGCTGCCTTCAAAGGCTTCCGGAGCCGTAAGGAACTCAAACCTGACCCCTTCTTCCCGGGCATCTTCCACCTCGTCCATCCCTGCGGGCATTTCATCAATGGTGCGGCGATAAGCAATGGTTACATCTTTGGCCCCCAGCCTTAGACAGGTCCGGGCCGCATCTATGGCTGTATGACCGCCTCCGATGACAATGACTTTATTGCCCGGATTGAATTTTTTACCCCGGCTGACGTCCTTTAAAAACTCCACGGCAGTCCAGACTCCGGAGAGCTCCATTCCGCTGCACTCGGGACAGGTGCTTTTTTCACTGCCCATACCCAGAAATACAGCATCAAAATCCTTTTGCAGGTCCTGCAGGAAAATATCCCTGCCCAGCATGTACCCGGTTTTTATTTCCACGCCCAGGGAACGGATGCGGTCCACCTCTGAGCGCACCAGGTCCAGGGGCAGCCTGTACCTGGGAATACCCCGGGTGAGCATGCCTCCAGGCTCATCCTCGGATTCAAAGACCGTTACGCTGTAGCCCATGAGAGCCAGGTCGTGGGCCGCAGTCAGGCCGGCAGGGCCGGCTCCCACTATGCCGATTTTCTCTGAAAAACGAACTTCCGGGCCTGGAACTTCTGAACCAACGGAGGCACTGTCCGAGGCAAAACGCTTAAGGGCCCTGATGGCCACCGGCTCATCCACGCTTTTACCCCGGCGGCAAACGGATTCGCATTCCCGGGTACAGATACGCCCGCAAACTGAAGGAAAAGGGTTGGTTCTGCGGATAATCCTGTCGGCTTCCTGCACGTCTCCCCTGGCAATGGCCGCCACATAGCCCTGGACATCCATGTGGATGGGGCATTTTGCCTGGCAGGGAGGCATTGCATTAATCTTCATGGATATAGCACTCCTTGTAAGTTTGGACGGGGCCGGCTATGCCAAGAGGCCGGCCCCCTGAAAAATTTATTCCAGGTATGAGTCGCAGTAGAGGATGTCGTTTTTGAAAAGGCGGGCGGTCTTCATACTCTCCATGAGCCTTTGATCCATGGGATCGGCTATGGCTGCGTCCAGGCCTACGGTCATGAGCATGACCAGGTAGGTGGAACTTAGAATACTGTGCAGCCTTTCAGGTGTGCCATTATAAACGTTACTCAGGCCCACCACGGATTTGATGGGCGGGTCGTTGAGCTGGCGAAACATCTTGATGGCCTCCACCACTTCCATGGCCTGGTTCTGGGCCACTCCCACCGGGAGAATCAGGGGGTCAAGATACAAACGCTCCACGGGAACGTCGAATTCAGCCATGGCTGTCATGATATCCACGGCAATGGCCACCCGCTCGTTGGCGTCCCGGGAGACGCCGGCCGAAGTCATGGTCAGGCCTATGACGTCGGCATCGTATTTTTTGGCCATGGGCATAATTGTCTCCAGCTTGGCCCTGTCCCCGGAAGTAGAGTTGATTATTGCCGGATTTTTGCATACCTGCAGCCCGGCCTCCATGGCCTCGGCGTTGGTGGTGTCCAGGGACAGGGTCACGTCTGTAACCTCCTGAACAGTGTTCACCAGCCACTGCATGATTTCCGGGCCGTTCTTGGTGGCCGGACCAGCGTTTATGTCCAGGGCATTGGCTCCTGCCTGCACCTGGCTCACGGCCAGGTCCTGGATGGGCTTTTTGTCCCTGTCCTTCATGGCCTGCCCGATCTGCTTGAGCATGACATTGATCTTCTCACCGATAATTAACATATTTCCCCCTTGATTCCAGGTCAGAATATCCATTTCTTGTTACTGCAACCTTACGTAACTAAGGTCCGGGGACTTTGCAAACAGGACGTAAAAACTCACTCCAAGGAAGCGTAAATCAAAACCTACAAACAGTTTTTGATAATCGCAATATTTACTATAAGATACTTTAAATTAAGTTCGGTGTTTTACGGTTTTGATTAACGCTTCCTACGTCGTTCAGACAGTTTACGCCCATTTTGCAAAGCCCCCGGACCATAGCTCTGTGCTCACAAATAGTGAATAATTACAAACGCTCTTTCAAACCATTCACCAGAACCTCTATCTGCCGGGTGAAAGCGGCATCCCCGGGATCCGGGGCAGCCTCCTTAAGTGAAGCCAGGCGGACTCCGGGACTGTCCTGCACAACTCCCAGGATATGCATATCCTTGAGTCCCTGTCTTAAAAGCTCTTCCTCTTCAGAGGAGCGGATCTTGTTTAGAATCACCAGTACTTTTTCTATTCCAGTTTCTCTGGCCAGCCTGTCTATGGTCCTGGCGGTCTGGATGCTCTGGCGGTCCGGGTCGGCCACCACCAGCAGGGCATCCACCCCCTGGGCGGTGCCCCGGCCCAGGTGCTCTATGCCGGCCTCCATATCCAGAAGGACAAGTTCCTTTCTTCTGAGCACCACGTGGCTGACCAGGCTCTTGAGCAGAGCGCTCTGGGGGCAGATACAGCCATGCCCCCCTTTTTCTATAGCCCCCAGCACCAGAAGCCTGACTCCATCGTGCTCTACGGACATGCTGTCCGGAAGGTCGTCCACTCTGGGGTTTAATTTGAACATGGACCCGCTCTGTCCGGGCTTGGCCCCGGTGCGCTCTTCAATGAGCTCCGTGGCCCTGGAAATGGGCAGGATCTGCTCAGCCTTTTCCGGAGGTATTCCCAGGGCCGAAGCCAGGTTGGAGTCAGGATCCGCGTCTATGGCCAGCACCCTGTAGCCATGCCCGGCGAAGAGCCTGGCCAGGCAGGCGCTGATGGTGGTCTTGCCCACGCCGCCTTTACCGCTTACTGCCAGTTTCATATATCTACCTGTCTGTAAAAAAAACAGTCTATTGCCAGGACTTGAGAAAACCGGGAATTTCACTTGCTTCCCTGGGCCCGACCATAACTTCCCAGCCTTCAAGCTCTTCTTCCAGCTCACCCTTGATCTGGGCCACATATCCTGGAATGACTACCTTGCGGTGCTTGACTTTGTCTTCGATGCCGCTTTTCTTGATAAATGCCGCAATCTTTTCCGCGGTGAACTTGCCCGCGGCCCAGGCGGTAAGTGTCGACAGGCCCTCGGAATCCACGATGCCCAGGTGGGCCGGACGCTTGCTGGACTCGATCTCCGAGGACACTATGAAATAGGTCAGGGAGAAATTGGTGGTCACCAGCACAGGTGAAGATTCGTCCGGGGAAGCGAAATCGTAGAAACCCTCCTTGACCTGCATAGGCCTCTGGGGGTCGGTATAGATGTTCTGGCGCAGGACAAACAGCGGCAGGGCGCTCCATGGCTCCAGATTGTTCATGACCATTATTCCGCCGTACTTCATGACGTAAACAGAGGCGTGGATGGCTTCCAGCATTTCATCCTGGGTTTCCTGGCAGGGAAAAGTGATGGTGGGGTAGCCCAGGGGACGAAATTTCTTCTTCAGGGCACTACGGCGCATCATGACCAGATTTTCCAGGGTCTTGGACAGGTCCCTGCTGCCGCTGTCCAGGACCAGGTCCTGTACCCCGGCCTTGCTTATCTTGTCTGTTAGTCCGGAGAGTTCCTCCACGGAACCAGCGCGCACCACCAGAGGGCACTGGTGTTTTTTGGCCAGCTCGGCCATGGCATCACAATTTTCAGGCGTGGCGGAAGCCATCAAAGGCTTGCCGGTCCCGCACACGTCTAAGGCAGCTGACATGACATCGGGGTCATCGCTCATGAGCACTAAGGGCAGATCGCAGGACCCTTTTACCTTTTCCACCAGGCCGGCAAAGCTGGATTTGTCCCCGGAAGAGCACTTCAGGGCTGCCAGGTCGGTCTTGAGTTCGTAACCCACGCGCTCAAAGCGCATTTTTTTGAGGCTTTCCAGCCTGGAATCCACTTCCGCGGCCTCCATGGAATCGTCAATAACTAAGGCAAAGCCGCATGGATTGAAAAAAGTCTTCTCGTGCCTGAAAAGAACCTGCTCCCCGCCTATCTTCAGGGCATTGTCCCCCTGGCCGATGGTTACTTCCCGCATGGGCGGAGCCGAGGCTTCGGAAAGGGCGTCCTTGGCCTCCTGGCTGACATGGGGGCAGGAATCCAGGCTTGCGCCCCCGGAAGCCAGCTTCATGGCAAAAGCCAGGCAGGTAGGCACTCCGCATTCTCCGCAGTTGGTCTGGGGAAGCTTCTTGTAAATATCAAGTCCGGTCAAAGCCATTATCGCACCTCCAGGTACATTTTAATTTTTGTTGTAAATCTCCGTGTCCTGCATGCTTAAAACAAGACTGCTTGAGCCCTATTTTACTCCCAGACCTTCCATGGTACTGCGCATGAGCTTAACCGTCTCCGGATGCCTGACCACTACTATGTCCGCCCCGGCAACCAGCAGGCTGGTCACTCCGATGGCTTCCCACATTATGCCCCGCTTTACCGGATCACCGTATTCCGGGTGCTCGTCCGTTCCCACTTTGGCTTCCTTGGCCTTCCAGGCTTCCCGGCCCATGTCGCAGATGATGGGCATCTGCATCATGGCGTCGTTTTGCTGCAGAGCGGTCAGGCGATCCCTTTCAATTACCGAATAGGTGTATTCCAGTCCGTAACCCAGGGCACCGGTGGAGGGGTCGATCAGGATACGCTCGGCCGGCATGCCCAGGTTGGTCATGAGGATATTGAGCTGTTTGGCCATATTCACATCAATGGGGGTCTCCCCGGCCACGTTGTGCCCGAAGCCCATGGCCGCAGCGGATATGGTCTTGTAGTTCTCCTCCACAGCCGGTCCCAGGACCATGGCCCTGCCCTCCATCTGTTCAGCGACCTTTTTCAAGACCTCGCCGTCCTTGGAGGCGTTGCCGCAGCCGTAAATGATCAGGGGAATCTCCACGGAATCAGCCACCTTTCTGACCACTTCCAGGGCTTCGTCCGGGCCTTTGTCCGCACCGTTGGGGTCGATGCTCAGAAGTCTCAGGCAGATGAGATCCGCCCCGAACTCGTCTTTGCACTTGGCGGCCCATTTCACTGGATCGTCCCAGACATCCCCCAGCACGTCCTCCAGAGCCTTAGCCCAGTCCCCGGGGGCTTCATCGCAGACTTCCATGGCCAGTCTGGGGCGGTTGGGCATTTCCCCTTCAAAGAGATAAAAAGGTAGAGTAGTTTCCCCTCCTACCTGCACGCTGGCATCACCTGTACCAATTTCAACTTTGTTGATCTTGCCGGTATAACGGTCTATGGGAGCGCTGTAGCTCATGATTACCTGTCTCCTTGTGGCTTTTTGCCCGCAGATTACACAGACTTAAACGGATCTGGGTCACCGGAAAACCGGCTCATTTCATAAGTGGCTGCCTGTGCAATCCGCCCCATTGAAGCTTTGCCTTCAACGGGGCAGGCAGGATTTTTACATTGTCCTGAAAAAACATAATTATTTACCATCAATGGCAAAGAGCTAGGGTCCGGGGGCTTTGCAAACTGGGCGTAAACTGTCTGAACGACGCATCCTTGGAGCTCGCCCTGTTAAATACCGCATAGCGGTCCTGCTTCGCAGGGTTTATCAGGGTGAAGTCTTTACGTCCTGTTTGCAAAGTCCCCGGACCTTAGGTGAAAAGTTATAGTCCGCTAAATGGCTCTTTTTCTCGCGGACTTGACGGTATTGGACATGAGCATGGCAATGGTCATGGGGCCAACCCCGCCCGGAACCGGAGTAATGGCCGAGGCCTTTTCCTTGACTTCCTCGAAAGCCACATCCCCTTTGAGGCCGTCTTCCACACGGTGAATGCCCACATCCACCACCACGGCTCCTTGTTTGACCATATCCGCTGTGACCATTTCCTTTCGTCCCACTGCCACCACCAGGATATCCGCCCGGCGCGTCACCTCAGCTATGTCTTTGGTCCGGGAGTGGGCCACGGTGACTGTAGCGTTTTCGTTTAAAAGCAGAAGGGCCACAGGCTTGCCCACAATATTGCTTCGTCCCAGAACCACGGCTTCCTTGCCTTCCAGAGTCACATTGCTGCGTTTTAAAAGCTCGATGATTCCGGCCGGCGTGGCCGCCCTGAACCCATCCTGAGCCAGCACCACCCGGCCGATGCTTTCCGGGTGAAATCCGTCCACATCTTTTTCTACCTTGATGCGGTCCAGGACCTTGTTTTCATCAATGTGTCCCGGCAGGGGCAATTGTACTAAGATGCCGTCAATCTCCGGGTCATTGTTCAGATCGTCCACCATGGACAGGAGTTTTTCCTCGGATACGTCTTCAGGCAAGACATGCTTGCGGGAGACAATGCCTAAGGCATTGCATGTCTTTTCCTTCATGTTGACATACACCTGGGATGCCGGGTCTTCTCCCACCAGGACCACAGCCAAACCGGGGGTGACGTTTTTCTTTTGAAGCTCTTTGATTTCTTCGGCAAGCTCTTCCTTGATTTTTGCGGATACGCCCTTGCCGTCGAGTATTTTGTCCTGCATAGTTTAAATCCTCCTTTAAGACCGGAAAAGAAAAATGCGGCTGGTTAAATAACCTATGGTCTGCAACACACTTCCCTTCCAGGCGACTTTTAAATGTTTAGGTTCTTAAAGCCAGACCTGCATATATTTTTAGACGAACGGTAAATATACTGAGCGCAACGGTGCAGATGGCCTAATAGCTTATGAGAACGCTTAAGAATTTGTCATTCATACGCCTCAGGTTGGAGCTCAGTGCCACCACCATGCTCTTGAAAAAATCCATGGCCAGGGCGCAGTCATCCGCCACAAGCTCTTCAAAGGATTCCTTGGGAATCAGAAAAAGCTCTGTGTCTTCCATGGCCTCGGCCTTGGAAACGTGCTTGCGCTTCTCGACAATGGCCAGTTCCCCGAAAAAATGCCCTTCGCCCAGCACCACCAGAGTCTGCCTCCAGCCGTCGGCGGCCATCTTGGATATCTGGATCTTTCCGGAATGGATAAGCCACAGTCCCCTGGTATCATCCTCTTCCTGAAACAGGACTTCGCCCTGTTTTATGGATACCTTTTCCACGATCTTGGCAATTTTGCCCAGCTCATACTCATCCATATCCTGAAGCAAAATCTGTTTTTTCAGCATCTGCGCATCAATCATGACTTCTCCTTGCTTTCATACTCCCTGGTTTGACAAACTTTAAAAAGGCCAAAGGACATTAGTTGAGAGGCCTTTGAACGTTTACGTATTCTCTATGGGTTCCAGCTTTACTGCACAAACTTTCAGTTCCGGAATTCTGGCAATGGGATCCACTGCGGTATTGGTAAGCATATTGGCCGCAGCCTCAGTAAAGTGAAAAGGAATGAACACTGTACCCTGAAGAGGCCTGTTGCTCACCAGGCCATGGATATCAATGCTGCCTCTTCTGGAACTGACCCGGACTAACTGATCCTTATCTATGCCCAGCCTGCGGGCATCCTCCGGGTGGATCTCCACATAACCCCGGGGCATGACCTTGTTCACGGCCGGGCTGCGCCTGGTCATGGTCCCGGTATGATAATTGAAAAGCTCCCTGCCGGTGTTGAGAACCAAAGGATATTCACTATCCGGCAACTCTTCCGAGGGACGGTAATCCACAGGAGTAAAAGCCGGTATCCTTTTGGGAAAGGCCCCTTTGAAAAGGTAGGGAGTGCCGGGATGATCACTCGTGGGGCAGGGCCACTGCAGACCTCTGTGCTCCAGGCGTTGATAGTCCATGCCTCCCAGGGCGGGCCAGGCCTTGCCCGCTTCCTGGAAAACATCCTCGATGCGGTCATAAGAAATATCATAGCCCATACTTGAAGACAGACTGGCAATGATCCAGGAATCCTCCCTGGCCTCTCCCGGGGGTTCCACTGCCTTGCGCACCCGCTGCACCCGTCTCTCGCTGTTGGTGAAAGTGCCCTCCTTTTCGGCAAAACAGGCCGCAGGCAGTATAACATCCGCCATCCGGGCCGTCTCCGTCATGAAGATATCCTGGACCACCAGAAAGTCCAGGTTCTGCAAGGCCTTTACCGTATGCTGCATATCCGGATCGCTTACCACGGGGTTTTCTCCTTTTATGTACAGAGCCCTGAAATTGCCTTCTGCAGCAGCATCAACCATTTCCGTGGCTGTAAGACCGGGGGTGGATGAAAGCTGTGCCCTCCACAGTCTTTCAAACCGGGCTTTGACCTCGGGAGAGGCCACGCTCTGGTATCCGGGGTAAAACGGAGGGACACAGCCCATGTCAGTGGACCCCTGAACATTGTTTTGACCCCGCAGGGGATTCACTCCAGTGGAACGGCGTCCCAGGTTGCCGGTCATAAGGGCCAGGTTGGCAATGGCAAAGACATTGTCCGTGCCGTGGGTATGCTGGGTGATCCCCATGGTATAGTAAATCCCGGCTTTTGATGCCCTGGCGTACGTCCTGGCCGCATCGATTATTTTTTCCCTGGCCACTCCGGTCACTTCTTCCCCGTATTCCGGCGTGTACCCCTCCAGGGACCTGGCCAGGGCCGGATAGCCCTGGGTGCGCTCGTCGATATAAGTCTTGTCCGCAAGGTTTTCCTGAATGATGACATTCATGATGCAGTTGAGAAGGGCCACATCGGTTCCGGGCTTGAGCTGCAGATGATCATGGGACCACCTGACCAGCTCGATCTTTCTGGGATCAATGACGATGAGTTTTGCCCCGCGCCGCACCGCCTTTTTCATCTCCAACCCTATAATGGGATGGGTCTCCGTAGTGTTGGAGCCGATCACCAGCAGGACATCGTTGTCCTTGATCTCCTCATAGGAATTGGTCATGGCTCCTGAACCGAATACTGTTGCCAGACCGGCAATGGTGGAACTATGTCAGTATCTGGCACAATGGTCAACATTGTTGGTGCCCACTGCCATACGCATGAACTTCTGAAACAGATAATTATCCTCGTTTGTGCACCTGGCCGAAGCCAGACCGCCGATGACATCAGGGCCATGGCGGTCCTTTATTTCCTTGAGCCTCAAGGCAACAAGATCCAGGGCTTCCTCCCAGGAGGCTTCTCTGAACTGTTCATAATCAGGCCTGGAGGCGTGACCCTTCTTTGATTCCCTGTATGGGTTGTCCCGGTTCAAAACAAAATCTTTTTTTGCCCCGGTCCTGATGAGTGGCTTAGTCAGTCTGTCCGGACTGTTTACAAAATCGTAGGCAAACCTGCCCTTGACGCAGAGCATGCCCTGGTTGATGCTGTCTTTTCTGGAATATATCCTGGCGATTTCATTCTTTTTCACAGCCAGGGTGAGATTGCAGCCGCACCCGCAGTACGGGCAGACTGTATCCACTTCCCTGAATTTCTGACGCCCCTTGCTGGCCCACATCCTGCCGGTGAGAGCCCCGGTGGGGCACACTGCCACGCACTGTCCGCAGAACTCACAGTCCAGGTCCTTTTCAAAAGGCGGGCAGACTTTGGTCCAGAGTCCCTTGTAGGCGAAATCAATGGCCCCCACTCCC contains the following coding sequences:
- the fdhF gene encoding formate dehydrogenase subunit alpha, whose protein sequence is MVTLNIDGKDVTVDKDSTILDAARKLDLTIPSLCHNPDLIPFGGCRLCLVEVTGTSRPVASCAALVQEGMKVKTSSNYLERLRRTNVELLLSDHPNDCMLCERAGNCKLQELAYYYGIRENRFEGENRKYPEQDQNPFIRREMEKCIMCGQCVRICDEIQGVGAIDFAYKGLWTKVCPPFEKDLDCEFCGQCVAVCPTGALTGRMWASKGRQKFREVDTVCPYCGCGCNLTLAVKKNEIARIYSRKDSINQGMLCVKGRFAYDFVNSPDRLTKPLIRTGAKKDFVLNRDNPYRESKKGHASRPDYEQFREASWEEALDLVALRLKEIKDRHGPDVIGGLASARCTNEDNYLFQKFMRMAVGTNNVDHCARYUHSSTIAGLATVFGSGAMTNSYEEIKDNDVLLVIGSNTTETHPIIGLEMKKAVRRGAKLIVIDPRKIELVRWSHDHLQLKPGTDVALLNCIMNVIIQENLADKTYIDERTQGYPALARSLEGYTPEYGEEVTGVAREKIIDAARTYARASKAGIYYTMGITQHTHGTDNVFAIANLALMTGNLGRRSTGVNPLRGQNNVQGSTDMGCVPPFYPGYQSVASPEVKARFERLWRAQLSSTPGLTATEMVDAAAEGNFRALYIKGENPVVSDPDMQHTVKALQNLDFLVVQDIFMTETARMADVILPAACFAEKEGTFTNSERRVQRVRKAVEPPGEAREDSWIIASLSSSMGYDISYDRIEDVFQEAGKAWPALGGMDYQRLEHRGLQWPCPTSDHPGTPYLFKGAFPKRIPAFTPVDYRPSEELPDSEYPLVLNTGRELFNYHTGTMTRRSPAVNKVMPRGYVEIHPEDARRLGIDKDQLVRVSSRRGSIDIHGLVSNRPLQGTVFIPFHFTEAAANMLTNTAVDPIARIPELKVCAVKLEPIENT